The Litchfieldia alkalitelluris genome has a window encoding:
- a CDS encoding GAF domain-containing sensor histidine kinase, with protein MFADGREPLIINNTKQNPTTRNMDVIYSCKVGSYLGVPILLEDGTMFGTICATDPDPFLFTNDHVQKLNLFAEIIVSLISKVEKGSSTTLSQLKHFEELFAGISDKIGNSIQVIRGFLQLEETHSPYSTIMMNEVDKIREVLRDFELTTKPPALVKKDFLIDHLLNEIYIEFEDELYIKNIEFKKSEKTCITIHADFFQLKQVIKNLVRNSIEAIGTNGKIQLNITNNLPSSLLLQVNDNGHGIPAMIADKVELPFFTTKEQSIGLGLSIVKRIIDAHKGSMMIDSHEHGTTVLVQIPLKQT; from the coding sequence ATCTTTGCAGATGGCCGTGAGCCACTTATCATAAATAACACAAAACAAAATCCAACCACACGCAATATGGATGTAATTTATTCCTGTAAAGTTGGTTCCTATTTGGGGGTCCCAATCCTCCTTGAAGACGGAACCATGTTCGGAACTATTTGTGCAACAGATCCTGATCCATTTCTGTTTACAAATGATCATGTGCAGAAATTAAATTTATTTGCTGAGATAATTGTTTCTTTAATTTCTAAAGTTGAGAAGGGTTCCTCAACAACACTATCACAATTGAAGCATTTCGAAGAGTTATTTGCCGGAATATCAGATAAAATAGGTAATTCGATTCAAGTGATTCGAGGGTTTCTACAATTGGAGGAAACTCATTCTCCATACTCTACCATCATGATGAATGAAGTTGATAAAATTAGAGAAGTGTTAAGAGATTTTGAATTAACTACAAAGCCTCCAGCTCTTGTAAAAAAGGACTTTTTAATTGATCACTTACTTAATGAGATATACATAGAATTTGAGGATGAATTATACATTAAGAATATTGAGTTTAAAAAATCAGAAAAAACTTGTATCACTATTCACGCTGATTTTTTCCAATTAAAACAAGTGATAAAAAACCTTGTTCGCAATTCAATCGAGGCAATTGGAACAAATGGTAAAATTCAGTTGAATATAACAAATAACCTTCCAAGCTCTTTATTACTTCAAGTAAATGACAATGGACATGGGATACCAGCAATGATTGCTGATAAAGTGGAATTACCTTTTTTCACAACCAAAGAGCAGTCAATTGGGTTAGGATTATCAATTGTTAAAAGAATTATTGATGCTCACAAAGGATCGATGATGATTGATAGTCATGAACACGGAACAACTGTGCTTGTACAAATTCCATTAAAACAAACATAA
- a CDS encoding MFS transporter → MNSHQKLLLWIHGAYGLAATMAGLFLNLYLWRISNDMNVNAIFMVGTFIFGPLAFWVGGKISKKNDRLLSYQLGIAFTAVFYILVVLLQETVAEIPFWIGVLSGFSSGMYWLGFLVILYDIVETKDRSAFLGKQMAVLGTVTTTGPAFAGFIISRFDSLVGYTVIFTFATILFITGFILSFKLPKDFSAKRNLRIPIIFRFNRRFFIMKRMWPGWIIWGACEGLIFFLPILLVYQEVNSELLVGLTTILLGVIAILSSLWHSRYNPFERQHLTVLFTWIAYVIATAPLLIDVNVGTVFLFLIINEICRALMGVSYFSYFLKVVEILPRRAGLRTEMLVVREWIVNMGRALSVICFIVFYSISPDYIYYVLFVTIFLQGFLYLIMIRGNGEMNKLDYEKKNMTSINL, encoded by the coding sequence GTGAACAGTCATCAAAAATTATTGCTCTGGATTCATGGTGCTTATGGGCTTGCAGCAACAATGGCAGGTTTATTTTTGAATTTGTATTTATGGCGAATAAGTAATGACATGAATGTAAACGCGATCTTTATGGTAGGTACGTTTATCTTTGGACCACTTGCATTTTGGGTAGGTGGTAAAATTTCGAAAAAGAATGATAGACTTTTAAGCTATCAATTAGGAATTGCTTTTACAGCAGTTTTCTATATCCTTGTCGTTTTACTACAAGAAACGGTTGCTGAAATTCCTTTTTGGATTGGTGTTCTAAGTGGCTTTTCATCAGGAATGTATTGGCTAGGGTTTTTAGTCATTTTGTATGATATTGTTGAAACAAAGGACCGTTCAGCTTTCTTAGGAAAACAGATGGCAGTGTTAGGGACTGTTACGACGACTGGCCCAGCATTTGCAGGGTTTATTATTTCACGCTTTGATTCTCTCGTTGGATATACAGTGATCTTTACGTTCGCAACGATTCTTTTTATCACCGGATTCATTTTAAGCTTTAAGCTACCTAAAGATTTCTCAGCAAAACGAAATTTGCGTATACCGATTATTTTTCGATTTAACCGCCGCTTTTTCATTATGAAAAGGATGTGGCCGGGTTGGATTATATGGGGAGCGTGTGAAGGGTTAATCTTTTTCCTACCGATTTTATTAGTCTACCAAGAGGTAAATAGTGAATTGTTGGTAGGATTAACAACTATTTTGCTTGGAGTTATTGCGATTCTATCAAGCTTATGGCATTCAAGGTATAATCCATTTGAAAGACAACATCTAACTGTTTTGTTCACGTGGATTGCTTATGTCATTGCAACTGCTCCTTTACTAATTGATGTCAATGTGGGAACAGTTTTCCTTTTCTTAATTATTAATGAGATTTGTCGAGCATTAATGGGGGTATCATATTTTAGTTACTTCTTAAAAGTCGTTGAAATTTTACCAAGGCGTGCCGGTCTTCGTACAGAGATGTTAGTGGTAAGAGAGTGGATTGTCAATATGGGGCGAGCGTTATCTGTTATCTGTTTTATAGTGTTTTATTCCATTTCTCCAGATTACATTTATTATGTGTTGTTCGTTACAATTTTTCTGCAAGGATTTCTCTACTTAATTATGATTAGAGGAAATGGAGAAATGAATAAACTCGATTATGAAAAAAAGAATATGACATCGATAAATTTATAG
- the ade gene encoding adenine deaminase translates to MSLTEKQLKKKLAVANKQIPADVVIKNGKIIDIFNLEVTEGDIAIAEGMFVGIGQFDGHQVIDATNRYVSPSFIDGHVHIESSMVTPSEYAKVVLPHGVTTVITDPHEIGNVSGSEGITFMIENSEDIPLDVFIMLPSCVPATPFENSGAELNASDLEPFYTHPRVLGLAEVMDYPSLKNGDDSIVDKIVMTSKYSNLIDGHLAGLDSDAINIFRSAGIKTDHECNTVSDALERLRRGMYLMIREGSVAKDLKLLIKVINVHNARRCLFCTDDKHLDDLMIEGSIDHSIRLAIQHGIPPLLAIQMASLNAAECYGLSNKGAIAPGYEADFVLLDDLETLGISEVYKHGTLVAKDGKYVGRSLNRKEPAATLTTTVQVPEILSKDLRIPMGDSQKAVMIEIIPNKLITNKLIETVHVEDGQFFPSIENDQLKLVVVERHKNTGNIGLGVVKGFKLKKGAIATTVAHDSHNIVATGTNDEDILKAITILKEMNGGLVVINNNEIIASLSLPIAGLLSTKDYITVNYELEKLKKALSMLEFNGDFNPFLTLSFLTLPVIPELKLTDLGLFDVKSNRHIPIIV, encoded by the coding sequence ATGAGTTTAACTGAAAAACAATTGAAAAAGAAACTGGCTGTTGCAAATAAACAAATACCTGCAGATGTTGTCATTAAAAATGGGAAGATTATTGATATCTTTAACCTTGAAGTAACTGAAGGGGACATTGCCATCGCCGAGGGAATGTTTGTTGGAATTGGGCAATTTGATGGACATCAAGTCATTGATGCTACTAATCGTTATGTGAGCCCTTCCTTTATTGATGGACATGTTCATATTGAATCTTCCATGGTCACCCCAAGTGAATACGCAAAAGTTGTTCTTCCTCATGGGGTAACAACGGTTATAACAGATCCTCACGAAATAGGAAATGTATCAGGCAGTGAAGGTATTACATTTATGATTGAAAACTCAGAAGATATTCCTTTAGATGTTTTTATCATGCTTCCGTCATGTGTCCCTGCCACTCCATTTGAAAATTCTGGGGCAGAGCTCAATGCAAGTGATTTAGAGCCTTTTTATACACACCCTCGAGTACTGGGATTAGCTGAGGTGATGGACTATCCTTCATTAAAAAATGGTGATGATTCAATTGTTGACAAAATTGTCATGACCTCCAAGTATAGCAACTTAATCGATGGCCATTTGGCTGGATTGGACAGTGACGCAATTAATATTTTTAGGTCAGCAGGTATTAAGACAGACCATGAATGCAACACCGTATCCGATGCACTCGAACGTTTACGACGGGGAATGTATCTTATGATTCGTGAAGGCTCTGTAGCGAAAGACTTAAAGTTATTAATAAAAGTAATTAATGTTCATAATGCTCGGCGTTGCCTTTTCTGTACAGATGATAAACATTTAGACGATTTAATGATAGAAGGTAGTATTGATCACAGCATTCGTTTAGCTATTCAACATGGAATTCCTCCCTTACTTGCTATCCAGATGGCTTCACTTAATGCAGCTGAGTGTTATGGACTGAGTAATAAAGGGGCGATTGCACCTGGCTACGAAGCCGATTTTGTGTTATTGGATGACCTAGAGACGTTAGGTATATCGGAAGTTTATAAACATGGAACACTCGTTGCTAAGGACGGTAAATATGTTGGCCGTTCATTAAATCGAAAAGAACCAGCGGCTACGTTAACTACAACGGTTCAAGTGCCTGAAATTTTATCAAAAGACCTTCGCATTCCTATGGGTGATTCTCAAAAAGCGGTAATGATTGAAATCATCCCAAACAAGTTAATTACAAATAAATTAATAGAGACAGTTCATGTAGAAGATGGGCAATTTTTCCCCTCTATAGAAAATGATCAATTAAAACTAGTTGTTGTTGAAAGGCATAAGAATACGGGGAATATTGGATTAGGTGTTGTAAAGGGGTTTAAACTAAAAAAAGGGGCGATTGCTACTACCGTTGCCCATGACTCACATAATATTGTTGCCACTGGAACAAATGATGAGGATATCCTTAAAGCAATTACTATTCTTAAGGAAATGAATGGTGGGCTAGTTGTAATCAATAATAATGAAATTATCGCTTCACTTTCTCTGCCGATTGCGGGACTCCTTTCAACTAAAGACTATATCACTGTTAACTACGAACTTGAAAAATTAAAAAAAGCATTATCGATGTTAGAGTTTAATGGTGATTTTAATCCATTTTTAACACTTTCTTTTCTTACTTTGCCAGTTATCCCAGAATTAAAATTAACAGACCTGGGTTTATTCGATGTAAAAAGCAATCGCCATATTCCTATCATAGTATAG
- a CDS encoding LuxE/PaaK family acyltransferase, whose amino-acid sequence MQNDYKNIKQLVKNFIEEGENLNERFSVVAKELFTYQYQNNPAYRKFCRKRRITPVSINSFSDIPPVPITAFKEANLACSSIEDAEAVFMTSGTTNPEKRGKNIHKDLEIYNLSMKSYFKKCVVPDVDRIKMIILFPTREQMPNSSLAHYLDLAITEFGTSDSDYVVSQEGLDTEKLKSILLDAEQINEPICILGATFSFIQFLDDCLEKGMKFNLPKGSRIMETGGSKGRTRSMDPLELRKKLADLFSIPDYACGNMYGMTELSSQMYNQNFRHHYLGEQAPSFSKPPHWVKTLIVDPETMLEKPEGERGIIVHYDLANINSVLAIMTEDLGIKEGEGFHLLGRAEGAEAKGCSLAIEQFLSSTREERS is encoded by the coding sequence TTGCAAAATGATTATAAAAACATAAAGCAATTAGTAAAGAATTTTATTGAAGAGGGTGAAAACCTAAACGAGCGATTTTCAGTGGTTGCCAAGGAACTGTTTACATATCAATATCAAAACAATCCAGCATATCGGAAGTTCTGTCGAAAGAGGAGAATAACTCCTGTAAGTATTAATTCGTTCTCTGATATTCCGCCGGTGCCAATAACTGCCTTTAAAGAAGCTAATTTAGCGTGTTCATCGATTGAAGACGCAGAAGCTGTTTTTATGACAAGTGGAACGACAAATCCTGAAAAGAGAGGAAAAAACATCCATAAGGATTTAGAGATTTACAACCTGTCGATGAAATCTTACTTTAAAAAATGTGTCGTCCCGGATGTTGACCGGATAAAGATGATAATTTTATTCCCTACAAGAGAACAAATGCCCAATTCATCTTTAGCTCATTATCTTGATTTGGCGATAACAGAATTTGGAACTTCTGATAGTGATTATGTTGTGTCACAGGAAGGATTAGATACCGAAAAGCTAAAGAGTATTCTTTTAGATGCAGAACAGATAAATGAGCCCATTTGTATACTTGGTGCTACCTTCTCATTTATACAATTTTTAGATGATTGTCTGGAAAAAGGAATGAAATTCAATCTTCCCAAAGGGAGTCGGATTATGGAAACTGGGGGTTCCAAAGGTCGAACTAGAAGTATGGATCCTCTTGAGCTTAGAAAGAAATTAGCTGACCTATTTTCGATTCCTGACTATGCTTGTGGAAATATGTATGGAATGACAGAGCTGAGCTCTCAAATGTATAACCAGAATTTTAGGCATCATTACTTAGGTGAACAGGCTCCTTCCTTTAGTAAGCCTCCACATTGGGTAAAAACGTTAATTGTCGATCCGGAAACAATGCTTGAAAAACCTGAAGGAGAAAGAGGCATTATCGTCCATTACGACCTTGCGAATATTAACTCAGTTCTTGCAATCATGACAGAGGATCTTGGCATAAAAGAGGGAGAAGGATTTCATTTACTTGGTCGTGCTGAAGGTGCTGAAGCAAAAGGCTGTTCATTAGCTATTGAACAATTTTTATCATCGACTAGAGAGGAACGTTCCTAA
- a CDS encoding acyl-CoA reductase, with protein MDSLYSGYFLPADVVNDLKFKTLSFKNDRGHVELQVPEMTETQLSSVMLTLKKHRHEYLSKLHTNDLITIIDQAIQKWLHPNYELRQFAEETLPIITGYDAEMIRLFLSRYLRTFRKERLQRIVEEDFSNPLVLDEFRPRRAGGLTRAYGPELITHIFSGNVPGLPLWSLVSGLLVKSATLGKVSSSEPLFPVLFSKTIAEIDPDLAKTIAITWWQGGNESIEQTAFKHSQTVVAYGGERTIQQISKKIPPHVRFVEHGHKVSFGVITKECLTGSLAWQSAERAAKDASWFDQQGCLSPHVFYVEKGGHYSPRDFARLLAQEMSNFEHKMNRANLTPDETNAILKARSDVEFKSFASDRIELLASEGGTSWTVIYREDQEQFPFSCLNRLVTVIPIDDLKELKERTLSVQRLIQTVGIACPPQKFQSLIHILGECGVNRICFLGEMPQPEAGWHHDGRFNLGDLVYWCDVESSVEALMDKFDPYRD; from the coding sequence ATGGACTCTTTATATTCAGGATATTTTTTACCTGCAGATGTAGTAAATGACCTTAAATTCAAAACACTGTCATTTAAAAATGACAGGGGCCATGTGGAATTACAAGTGCCTGAGATGACAGAAACTCAGTTAAGTTCTGTGATGTTAACCTTAAAAAAACATCGACATGAGTATTTAAGTAAACTCCATACGAATGATTTGATTACAATCATTGATCAGGCGATTCAAAAATGGTTACATCCGAATTATGAACTAAGACAATTTGCGGAGGAAACACTTCCAATTATTACAGGCTATGATGCTGAAATGATCCGTTTGTTTTTATCGCGTTATTTGCGTACGTTTAGGAAGGAAAGGCTTCAAAGAATTGTAGAGGAGGATTTCTCAAATCCACTCGTGCTGGATGAGTTTCGACCACGTCGAGCAGGCGGACTTACGAGAGCTTATGGACCAGAACTTATTACACATATCTTTTCTGGAAATGTCCCAGGACTTCCACTATGGAGTTTAGTCTCAGGACTACTGGTTAAATCAGCAACACTAGGGAAGGTTTCATCCTCAGAACCTCTTTTTCCTGTGTTATTTTCAAAAACAATTGCTGAGATTGATCCTGATTTAGCGAAAACGATAGCCATCACTTGGTGGCAAGGAGGAAATGAGTCAATCGAACAAACTGCCTTCAAACACTCACAAACAGTGGTTGCATACGGTGGAGAACGGACGATTCAACAAATTTCAAAAAAAATACCCCCACACGTTCGTTTTGTCGAGCATGGGCACAAGGTAAGTTTTGGAGTGATTACAAAGGAATGCTTAACTGGAAGCTTAGCGTGGCAGAGTGCAGAGCGAGCTGCTAAGGATGCTTCATGGTTTGATCAACAAGGATGTTTGTCTCCCCATGTTTTTTATGTAGAAAAAGGAGGGCATTATAGTCCGCGAGATTTTGCGAGACTACTTGCTCAGGAAATGTCCAATTTTGAACATAAGATGAACCGTGCTAACTTAACGCCAGATGAAACAAACGCCATCCTCAAAGCTCGGTCAGATGTAGAATTTAAATCCTTTGCAAGTGATCGCATTGAATTATTAGCGAGTGAGGGTGGGACAAGCTGGACGGTCATCTATCGTGAAGATCAAGAGCAATTTCCATTTTCTTGCTTAAATCGTCTTGTCACAGTCATTCCAATTGATGATCTGAAAGAACTAAAAGAAAGGACTCTTTCAGTACAACGGTTGATTCAAACCGTTGGCATAGCATGTCCACCACAAAAATTTCAATCACTCATACATATTTTAGGTGAGTGTGGTGTAAATCGTATTTGTTTCTTAGGTGAAATGCCACAACCTGAAGCTGGATGGCACCATGATGGGCGCTTTAATTTAGGAGATCTCGTCTACTGGTGTGATGTAGAGTCGTCGGTCGAAGCTCTTATGGATAAATTTGATCCATATCGCGACTAA
- a CDS encoding ABC transporter ATP-binding protein — protein sequence MMPLIELKNIELEFDGQSIFKDLSLQVESNEFNSIIGKSGTGKTTLIRMIAGLLEPNRGSIYINGNAVSEPNKELAYVFQKPVLLEWRNILENVLLPIELQRKIKSTDINQAKKVLKLVHLEEDEEKYPHQCSGGMLSRVALARALLTSPSILLMDEPFAALDSITKEQLQFELSQISSTFLSTIIFITHDIQEAVFLSDRILLIGDHSPTTKVKEFTVPFQRPRHKDLKFEPEFQQLVKHIHESLEMAEG from the coding sequence ATGATGCCTTTAATCGAATTAAAAAACATAGAGTTAGAATTTGATGGTCAATCAATCTTCAAAGATTTAAGTCTTCAAGTGGAATCAAATGAATTTAATAGCATTATCGGAAAAAGCGGAACTGGTAAAACAACTTTAATTCGCATGATTGCTGGTTTATTAGAACCTAACCGTGGATCTATCTATATCAATGGCAATGCTGTTAGTGAACCCAATAAAGAATTGGCTTATGTTTTTCAAAAACCGGTTCTACTAGAATGGCGTAATATATTAGAGAATGTCCTTCTACCAATAGAGCTGCAGAGAAAGATAAAAAGTACTGATATAAACCAGGCAAAAAAGGTATTGAAATTGGTTCACTTAGAAGAGGATGAGGAAAAGTATCCACATCAATGTTCTGGTGGGATGTTATCAAGAGTTGCGTTAGCAAGAGCACTTTTAACAAGTCCTAGCATTTTACTTATGGATGAACCTTTTGCAGCACTTGATTCAATCACAAAAGAACAACTTCAGTTTGAGCTGTCTCAGATTAGCAGTACCTTTCTTTCAACCATTATTTTCATCACTCACGATATTCAAGAAGCAGTCTTTTTATCAGATCGTATCTTGTTGATAGGTGACCATAGCCCGACTACTAAAGTAAAAGAGTTTACGGTGCCATTTCAAAGGCCCCGACATAAAGATCTAAAATTTGAACCGGAATTTCAACAGCTTGTGAAACATATTCATGAAAGCTTAGAAATGGCTGAAGGATAA
- a CDS encoding ABC transporter permease — MKRSLLFSILLLMIALVTWEVTVTIKEVPELILPKPTVIVKNLLTHLMSGYLLVHAKVTLLEILGGFIIGALVGIGLGFVVSQSSFMKEVLNPYIIASQAMPKLALAPLLTLWFGYGLLPKIVITALISFFPLFESTVAGLAYIDKDKLALFKSLRATSFQILMKLRLPTAIPYLMSGLRVAIVLSVVGATVSEFIGANQGLGAVITTAMGMMDTPLMFSAFILLTIIGILLYQSISLIEDLFLKKYYHSRRNDD, encoded by the coding sequence ATGAAGCGTAGTTTATTATTTTCTATATTACTATTAATGATAGCCTTAGTTACTTGGGAGGTTACAGTAACAATTAAAGAGGTTCCGGAATTAATTTTGCCAAAACCGACTGTCATTGTTAAAAATTTACTTACCCATCTGATGAGTGGTTATTTATTGGTGCATGCCAAGGTTACGTTGCTGGAAATTTTAGGGGGATTCATTATTGGTGCATTGGTTGGAATTGGATTAGGATTTGTCGTTTCACAGTCAAGCTTCATGAAAGAGGTTTTAAATCCCTACATTATTGCTTCACAAGCAATGCCCAAGCTAGCATTAGCGCCGCTATTAACACTTTGGTTTGGTTATGGTCTTTTGCCTAAAATAGTTATTACTGCATTAATTAGCTTTTTTCCACTGTTTGAAAGTACTGTGGCAGGATTAGCGTATATTGATAAGGATAAATTAGCGTTATTTAAATCGTTACGTGCGACTTCTTTTCAAATCTTAATGAAACTTAGGCTTCCAACAGCTATACCTTATTTAATGTCTGGTTTAAGAGTTGCCATTGTTTTGAGTGTCGTTGGGGCCACAGTTAGTGAATTTATTGGAGCAAATCAAGGGTTAGGAGCTGTGATTACTACGGCGATGGGGATGATGGATACACCATTGATGTTTTCAGCCTTTATTTTATTAACCATTATAGGAATATTACTTTATCAAAGTATATCTTTGATTGAAGACCTATTTTTAAAAAAGTATTATCATTCTAGGAGGAACGACGATTGA
- a CDS encoding ABC transporter substrate-binding protein — protein sequence MNQPFFSIVMMMIFLFVTGCGTNETNPAQEKKDTGNNEQPSEVEQLKMASWSKPIVEQSNLYLAEEKGWFEDAGIDFEYVPGAGGGDAVKNIIAGNADIAFANVEAVLLAAEKGAKLKVVYNIYPHNVFNVVSLKETGIETVDDLKGKDIGVYSFTSGTYQNLQVLLSSAGLTEEDVNIIETGVLNFGPLMNNQVIATAATDTGLYDAQQKGLGEVNIIEVKDVLNTPSDVFVVTEETFNEKRELLVKFLQVYRDSAKYMMEHPEEAAKIAVDTAIDGQNEERNAEIIKIRNKTSIDDEMNEKGLGWLNIEIFNQVEDTYVDMGLLKAPVGIEQIVTNELVEELK from the coding sequence TTGAATCAGCCATTTTTTAGTATAGTGATGATGATGATTTTCTTATTTGTAACGGGGTGTGGAACAAATGAAACAAATCCTGCACAAGAAAAAAAGGATACAGGAAACAATGAACAACCTTCTGAGGTAGAACAGCTCAAAATGGCTTCATGGAGTAAGCCTATCGTGGAGCAAAGTAATTTATACTTAGCTGAAGAAAAAGGCTGGTTTGAGGATGCTGGAATTGACTTTGAATATGTTCCTGGTGCTGGCGGTGGTGATGCTGTAAAGAATATCATTGCAGGAAATGCAGATATTGCTTTTGCTAATGTAGAAGCGGTTTTACTTGCTGCTGAAAAGGGTGCAAAACTAAAGGTAGTTTACAATATTTACCCACACAACGTGTTTAATGTCGTTTCATTAAAGGAAACTGGAATTGAAACGGTGGATGATTTAAAAGGGAAGGATATAGGTGTATATAGCTTTACAAGTGGTACATATCAAAATCTCCAGGTATTATTATCATCAGCGGGATTGACTGAGGAAGACGTTAATATTATTGAAACAGGTGTATTGAATTTTGGTCCCTTAATGAACAATCAGGTGATAGCTACAGCTGCTACTGATACCGGATTATATGACGCACAGCAAAAAGGTCTAGGTGAAGTAAACATTATTGAAGTAAAAGACGTGTTAAATACGCCTTCGGATGTGTTTGTTGTCACTGAGGAAACATTCAATGAAAAGCGCGAGCTATTAGTAAAGTTTCTTCAAGTCTATCGTGACAGTGCAAAATACATGATGGAACACCCAGAGGAAGCAGCAAAAATAGCAGTTGATACAGCAATTGATGGACAAAATGAAGAGAGAAATGCGGAGATTATTAAGATTAGGAATAAGACATCAATAGATGATGAAATGAATGAAAAGGGTCTTGGCTGGTTAAATATTGAGATTTTTAATCAGGTTGAAGACACCTATGTTGACATGGGACTGTTAAAAGCTCCTGTCGGAATTGAGCAAATTGTTACAAACGAACTAGTTGAAGAATTGAAGTAG
- a CDS encoding 3-oxoacyl-ACP reductase, with protein MDTSLAGRVVLITGSSRGIGAAIAEAFAQQGAHLIINYVKSEQKANEFAQYLIEKYKIDVLAIKADITDEFSVKKMMEEIVDEFDTLDILVNNALHGYTFDPETRNKAWELNWEDYQHQLDGSLKGTYHVCKYAIPIMKSKGFGRIINMTTNLIYRPVVPYHDYNTAKGAVLTFSQNLASDLGPFGITVNCIAPGLVYPTDASRRTKEEIKESIRSETPLRRIARPEDISGSALFFASNWANFITGQTIIVDGGFTMK; from the coding sequence ATGGATACTTCTTTAGCAGGAAGAGTTGTATTAATAACCGGTTCTAGCCGCGGAATCGGGGCAGCCATTGCTGAGGCGTTTGCCCAGCAGGGTGCTCATCTCATCATTAATTATGTGAAAAGTGAGCAAAAGGCAAACGAATTTGCTCAATATTTAATAGAAAAATATAAAATTGATGTACTTGCTATTAAAGCAGATATTACTGATGAATTTTCGGTGAAAAAAATGATGGAAGAAATAGTTGATGAATTTGATACATTAGACATTCTTGTTAACAATGCCTTACACGGGTATACCTTTGACCCAGAAACGCGAAACAAGGCATGGGAGTTAAATTGGGAAGACTATCAACATCAATTGGATGGTTCTTTGAAGGGAACCTATCATGTGTGCAAATATGCGATCCCCATAATGAAAAGTAAAGGATTTGGTCGAATCATCAATATGACCACAAATCTCATTTACCGACCGGTCGTTCCTTATCATGATTATAATACAGCGAAAGGAGCTGTATTAACCTTTTCCCAAAACTTAGCTTCTGATTTAGGTCCATTTGGAATAACAGTCAATTGCATTGCTCCGGGTCTTGTTTATCCAACGGATGCTAGTCGAAGAACAAAGGAAGAAATAAAAGAATCAATTAGGAGTGAGACCCCGTTACGACGAATTGCAAGGCCTGAGGATATTTCGGGCAGTGCCTTATTTTTTGCTAGTAATTGGGCTAATTTTATTACAGGGCAAACGATAATTGTTGATGGTGGTTTTACGATGAAATAA
- the bluB gene encoding 5,6-dimethylbenzimidazole synthase, whose protein sequence is MFIQEERDAVYKAIYNRRDIRSFLSTPVEEEKINRLLNAAHHAPSVGFMQPWNFIIISSDEIKEKLAWAADKERRALAIHFEGDREMKFLGLKVEGLKQAPITICVTCDPTKGGSHVLGRNSIPETDILSTACAIQNMWLAAYAEGLAMGWVSFYKKNDIRDILNIPPHIDPVALISIGYTDYYPDKPILETADWEKRRSLGNLVFNNKWTEK, encoded by the coding sequence ATGTTTATACAAGAAGAAAGAGACGCGGTATATAAGGCGATATACAACAGAAGAGACATAAGAAGTTTCCTATCCACTCCGGTTGAAGAAGAGAAGATAAATCGTTTGCTAAATGCTGCTCATCATGCTCCATCAGTCGGGTTTATGCAACCATGGAATTTTATCATTATTTCATCTGACGAAATAAAGGAAAAGCTAGCGTGGGCTGCAGATAAAGAAAGGCGTGCATTGGCTATACATTTCGAAGGTGATAGAGAGATGAAGTTCTTAGGACTAAAAGTTGAAGGGTTAAAACAAGCTCCTATCACCATCTGTGTCACATGTGATCCAACAAAAGGGGGATCACATGTTTTAGGTAGAAACTCCATTCCGGAAACAGATATTCTATCAACTGCATGTGCGATTCAGAATATGTGGCTTGCAGCATATGCTGAAGGACTGGCAATGGGGTGGGTCAGTTTTTATAAGAAAAATGATATCCGTGATATTTTAAACATTCCTCCACATATTGACCCGGTGGCTCTTATTTCGATTGGTTACACTGATTATTATCCTGACAAACCAATTCTAGAGACAGCAGACTGGGAAAAAAGGAGATCCCTAGGAAATTTGGTGTTTAATAACAAATGGACTGAAAAATAA